From the genome of Lentilactobacillus buchneri, one region includes:
- a CDS encoding NAD(P)/FAD-dependent oxidoreductase gives MTKNIVVIGAGFAGVYATKQLAKRFKSNSDVQITLIDRHSYFTYLTRLHEVATERVDPSSIQYDLQRIFHKQKNVQLVTDNVTSVDKDKKIVNGEHGTYPFDSLLISMGGEPNDFGTPGVKENGFTLWSMEDALRLRAHIREIIGRGAVERDPDKRRAMLTIVVCGSGFTGAETIGELIDYKKVLARDYKLDPDEIHILLVEAAPTIINMLDRTNAAHAEKYIKDHDVEVRPSSMITSVNPDSVDIKDQDSIPTNTLIWTAGVKTNHVADSFGIDAGRGGRLITNQYLQAKGFEDKSIYVAGDDSNATEQGAERAVPQTAQEAENEAVVSSANIAADIEGNHNYTEFHDKNMGFTVSFGARYGIAQVFGGKRVRGWLATIMKHGTNLLYFMRIHSGYFMMQYILQEFFRVDNNRTVLPGITARQGNALWSVPLRMFLGIVLMVDAFSYNAIIPVGFGLTAIEGIIGCLLFFGLFTWIASLALIVIFFMGIASWPHAWIVFAAIALMNGSGRSIGLDYWFVPWLQKTWGRSRYGIPKSLYKNK, from the coding sequence ATGACAAAGAACATCGTCGTCATTGGTGCCGGTTTCGCAGGCGTTTACGCAACCAAGCAATTGGCTAAGCGATTCAAGAGCAACTCTGACGTCCAAATTACATTGATCGATCGTCACTCGTACTTCACTTATCTGACCCGATTACACGAAGTTGCGACCGAGCGGGTTGACCCAAGCAGCATCCAGTATGACCTGCAACGGATTTTTCACAAGCAGAAAAACGTGCAGCTCGTTACGGATAATGTCACGTCAGTCGATAAGGACAAGAAAATTGTCAACGGTGAACATGGCACGTATCCATTTGACAGCCTGCTGATCAGTATGGGTGGCGAGCCTAATGACTTCGGGACACCCGGCGTTAAAGAAAATGGTTTCACGCTCTGGTCAATGGAAGACGCACTCCGACTTCGAGCGCATATTCGTGAAATCATTGGCCGAGGAGCTGTTGAACGTGATCCCGACAAACGTCGTGCAATGCTCACAATTGTGGTCTGTGGTTCCGGATTTACCGGTGCCGAAACCATTGGTGAATTAATTGATTACAAGAAAGTCCTGGCAAGAGATTACAAGCTGGATCCTGACGAGATTCACATTCTCTTGGTTGAAGCTGCCCCAACAATTATCAACATGCTTGATCGAACCAATGCTGCTCACGCAGAGAAGTACATCAAGGATCACGACGTTGAAGTTCGACCATCATCCATGATTACCTCAGTTAATCCAGACAGCGTCGACATTAAGGATCAGGATTCAATTCCAACCAACACCTTGATTTGGACTGCCGGGGTTAAAACCAACCACGTTGCCGACAGTTTCGGAATTGACGCCGGCCGTGGCGGTCGATTGATTACCAATCAATATCTCCAGGCAAAGGGCTTTGAAGATAAAAGTATTTACGTTGCCGGTGATGACTCCAACGCCACTGAGCAAGGTGCTGAACGTGCCGTTCCACAAACTGCTCAAGAGGCTGAAAATGAAGCCGTTGTTTCCTCTGCCAACATTGCTGCTGACATTGAAGGCAACCACAACTACACCGAATTCCATGACAAGAACATGGGCTTCACCGTTTCATTTGGTGCTCGTTATGGGATTGCCCAAGTATTCGGCGGCAAACGAGTCCGTGGCTGGCTGGCAACGATTATGAAGCACGGGACCAACCTCTTGTACTTCATGCGAATTCATTCCGGTTACTTCATGATGCAGTATATCTTGCAAGAATTCTTCCGGGTTGATAACAACCGAACTGTGCTGCCTGGTATTACTGCCCGTCAGGGGAACGCTTTGTGGAGTGTTCCGCTAAGAATGTTCTTGGGAATCGTCCTAATGGTTGATGCATTCTCTTACAACGCCATTATTCCAGTGGGCTTTGGCCTGACTGCGATTGAAGGCATTATTGGCTGCCTGTTGTTCTTCGGTCTATTCACTTGGATTGCCAGTTTGGCATTAATCGTGATCTTCTTCATGGGGATTGCCAGCTGGCCGCATGCTTGGATCGTCTTTGCGGCGATTGCCTTAATGAATGGATCCGGTCGTTCCATTGGTTTGGACTACTGGTTCGTTCCATGGCTGCAAAAGACTTGGGGCCGTTCACGTTATGGCATTCCAAAGTCACTTTACAAAAATAAATAA
- a CDS encoding cytochrome ubiquinol oxidase subunit I, whose protein sequence is MLNIGVTMLGLSRFQFAMTTVFHFFFVPFSIGLAFIVAIMETCYVVTKDETYKNMTKFWGKIFLYSFAVGVVTGIIQEFQFGMNWSDYSRFMGDIFGAPLAIEALAAFFLESTFIGLWMFTWDRFNKVVHCLFIWLTAFGSTLSALWILAANSFMQNPVGYAMNAAQHKVEMTSFSAVIMNRQLWNEFPHVIFGAFLTAAFVVAGCSAWRLLKKDHEHFYRKSMKVSLIIGLCACLGSVWSGDTQTRYLINNQPMKFAAMEGLWKNSTQKGNWSVIQGTKNHKTTWSIEVPYVLNILGHHSLNGTFKGQQQINKELKAKYNKNGETRNYYVPTRTLFYSFRIMAISAGLFGLVAIIGLWFNRKKSQSIMRQRWFLYLMGLMVWLPFIVNTCGWFVTEFGRYPWVVYGLLTIADAVSPTSTVASLMFTNIVYFLIFASLGAVMIILSHRVLKQGPDSVQTDGYSSEPQAADQKVDPYEMGAAHND, encoded by the coding sequence ATGTTAAATATTGGCGTCACGATGCTTGGGTTGTCGCGGTTTCAATTTGCGATGACCACTGTGTTTCACTTCTTCTTCGTACCGTTTTCCATTGGTTTAGCTTTTATTGTTGCAATTATGGAAACGTGTTACGTTGTGACCAAGGATGAAACATACAAAAACATGACAAAATTCTGGGGGAAGATTTTCCTGTATAGTTTTGCCGTTGGTGTTGTAACTGGTATTATTCAAGAGTTCCAGTTTGGAATGAACTGGTCGGATTATTCAAGATTTATGGGGGATATTTTTGGTGCGCCACTGGCAATTGAAGCCTTGGCAGCCTTCTTCTTGGAATCGACATTCATTGGCCTTTGGATGTTCACGTGGGACCGTTTCAACAAAGTGGTTCACTGTTTGTTCATTTGGCTGACTGCTTTTGGTTCGACACTATCTGCACTTTGGATTTTGGCGGCCAACAGCTTTATGCAAAACCCAGTTGGTTACGCAATGAATGCTGCTCAACACAAAGTTGAAATGACCAGTTTCTCTGCTGTTATTATGAACCGTCAGTTGTGGAACGAATTTCCACACGTTATTTTCGGGGCATTCTTAACGGCTGCATTTGTTGTTGCCGGCTGTTCTGCTTGGCGTTTACTTAAGAAGGATCATGAGCACTTCTACCGCAAGTCAATGAAGGTTTCACTCATCATTGGGCTTTGTGCCTGCTTAGGTTCTGTATGGTCAGGTGATACGCAAACACGTTACCTGATTAATAACCAACCGATGAAGTTTGCTGCTATGGAAGGCCTCTGGAAGAACTCAACTCAAAAGGGCAATTGGTCAGTGATCCAGGGTACTAAGAATCACAAGACAACCTGGTCAATTGAGGTTCCTTATGTTTTGAATATTCTTGGTCACCATAGTTTGAACGGAACTTTCAAAGGTCAACAACAGATCAACAAAGAATTAAAGGCAAAGTACAATAAAAATGGTGAAACACGGAATTATTATGTTCCAACTCGTACTTTGTTCTATAGCTTCCGAATCATGGCTATTTCTGCCGGCTTATTCGGCTTAGTTGCCATCATTGGGTTATGGTTCAACCGTAAGAAGTCACAAAGCATTATGAGGCAACGCTGGTTCCTATACCTCATGGGCTTGATGGTTTGGCTGCCGTTTATCGTTAACACCTGTGGCTGGTTCGTTACTGAATTTGGCCGTTATCCATGGGTTGTTTACGGACTTTTGACCATTGCCGATGCGGTATCGCCAACGTCTACCGTGGCAAGCCTGATGTTCACCAACATCGTTTACTTCTTGATCTTTGCATCGCTTGGAGCTGTCATGATTATCCTGAGTCACCGGGTTCTCAAACAAGGACCGGATTCAGTTCAGACTGACGGATACTCCAGCGAACCACAAGCAGCTGATCAAAAGGTAGATCCATACGAAATGGGGGCGGCTCATAATGACTAG
- the cydC gene encoding thiol reductant ABC exporter subunit CydC, with amino-acid sequence MKNFRKTFENDTWVMPYLRKYKGLLVLVLFLGFMTFFSGGALMFNSGYLISEAARQPSSIIYIYVPVVLARAFGIARPVFRYVERLTSHNWVLRIVSDFRKKLYQTVEQKASAIQRSHQTGDILSILADDIDHIENLYLRTVFPMVIGWLLYIFVVIGVGSLNWVVGLLMLLLLGIITIVMPLASVATNGVREFKQHQIQHEFYTNLTDEVLGLGDWLISGRYNDFINLQKKPIKAIAALRKRDHYFQWWRSFLVQFVILLTTLVLLVWSANQFTASKSLANWVAAFALAIFPAVSPFVNMSQGASEWPVYKRSIERVNALDSGTVKPVKQTALAEPFKELSINDLTFKYADGDRDVVQHISMTIHPGEKVALLGPSGTGKSTFLKLVVGDLTPSDGQVLINQQNILSLQDVRSSLFGILDQQPYLFDTTVMNNVRLGNVNASDQQVKDAIAAVGLKELIESLPDQYDTQVQEAGKRFSGGERQRLSLARILLQDAPIIILDEPTVSLDPITEKKLLDKVFELLHDKTIIWVTHHLAGITHVDQVRFMENGQFDMQGTPQELYKTQPRFRQLYDLDRGRV; translated from the coding sequence ATGAAAAATTTTAGAAAAACATTCGAAAACGACACCTGGGTCATGCCTTACCTGCGTAAATACAAGGGCTTACTGGTCCTGGTCTTATTCCTGGGATTCATGACCTTCTTCTCTGGCGGCGCTTTGATGTTTAACTCCGGATATCTGATCAGTGAGGCTGCCAGACAGCCTTCAAGTATTATTTATATTTATGTACCGGTTGTTTTGGCCCGAGCCTTTGGAATTGCCCGGCCAGTCTTTCGATATGTTGAACGGTTAACCAGCCATAATTGGGTGCTGCGAATCGTGTCTGACTTCAGAAAAAAGCTGTATCAAACCGTTGAGCAAAAGGCATCGGCCATTCAACGCTCTCACCAAACCGGTGATATCTTGAGTATTTTAGCCGACGATATTGATCACATCGAAAACTTGTATCTGCGAACCGTTTTTCCTATGGTAATCGGTTGGCTGTTGTACATTTTCGTGGTGATCGGTGTCGGTTCACTGAACTGGGTGGTCGGTTTACTGATGTTACTGTTATTAGGGATTATCACGATTGTGATGCCTTTGGCGTCAGTCGCCACCAACGGGGTTCGGGAATTTAAACAGCATCAAATTCAACACGAATTCTATACGAATTTAACCGATGAAGTTTTGGGATTGGGCGACTGGCTGATTTCCGGTCGTTACAACGACTTCATCAACCTGCAGAAGAAACCAATTAAGGCCATTGCAGCCCTGCGGAAACGAGATCATTACTTCCAGTGGTGGCGATCATTTCTGGTTCAATTTGTTATTTTACTAACGACTTTGGTTCTGCTGGTCTGGTCGGCTAATCAGTTCACCGCCTCCAAATCCTTGGCCAACTGGGTGGCTGCCTTTGCGCTGGCCATTTTCCCAGCGGTGTCACCATTTGTCAACATGAGTCAAGGTGCCAGTGAGTGGCCGGTTTATAAACGGTCGATTGAGCGGGTTAACGCCCTAGATTCAGGCACGGTCAAACCCGTTAAGCAGACGGCGTTGGCTGAACCGTTCAAGGAACTTTCAATTAACGATTTGACGTTCAAGTATGCCGATGGTGATCGAGACGTGGTTCAACATATCTCGATGACCATTCATCCAGGCGAAAAGGTCGCATTGCTTGGACCCAGCGGAACTGGGAAGAGTACCTTCTTGAAGCTGGTCGTTGGAGATTTGACACCATCCGATGGCCAAGTGCTGATTAACCAGCAAAATATTTTAAGCCTCCAGGACGTCCGCTCTTCACTGTTTGGCATTCTTGACCAACAACCGTATCTTTTTGACACGACGGTCATGAACAATGTCCGCTTGGGGAACGTGAATGCCAGTGACCAGCAGGTAAAAGATGCGATTGCCGCCGTTGGACTGAAAGAGTTGATTGAGTCGCTGCCCGACCAATACGACACCCAAGTTCAAGAGGCTGGTAAACGCTTCTCAGGTGGGGAGCGCCAGCGATTGTCATTGGCGCGGATTTTACTCCAGGATGCACCGATTATTATTCTGGATGAGCCAACGGTAAGTTTGGATCCGATCACAGAAAAGAAGTTGTTGGATAAAGTCTTTGAATTACTTCATGACAAGACCATTATTTGGGTCACTCATCATTTGGCAGGGATTACCCACGTCGACCAGGTTCGTTTCATGGAAAACGGCCAGTTCGATATGCAGGGCACCCCGCAGGAACTGTATAAGACTCAGCCAAGATTCAGACAGCTGTATGACTTGGACAGAGGAAGAGTGTAA
- the cydB gene encoding cytochrome d ubiquinol oxidase subunit II, whose product MTSYQFIWFLLIGVLFSGFFFLEGFDFGIGMSVRFFAKNRAERDTVIQTIGPHWDGNEVWLITAGGAMFASFPMWYASLFSGYYLVLFLILVALIFRGVSFEFRANMQTDTWRNFWEWASSIGSFCAAFLFGMMFTSMIQGVPIDKNGDIFGSFTTYVNWFSIVGGVAVSLLCFIHGLNFLRLKTSGELRERAEKWSKVLYPVLLAGEVVFVVLLYLTTDFFTRKPMSTWGILIALVIFTLAAWWGAQSSHDWTSFIASGLSLISVVVLIFNGLFPRVMIATNNANSILIKNASSSPYTLHLMTILTFTILPIVLIYFIWSYWVFYKRIKSPKQVAE is encoded by the coding sequence ATGACTAGTTATCAATTTATTTGGTTTCTATTGATTGGTGTGTTGTTTAGTGGCTTCTTCTTCCTTGAAGGGTTTGACTTTGGTATCGGGATGTCCGTTCGATTCTTTGCTAAGAACCGGGCTGAACGTGATACCGTCATCCAAACAATTGGCCCGCATTGGGATGGAAATGAAGTTTGGCTGATCACTGCCGGTGGTGCGATGTTTGCATCATTTCCAATGTGGTATGCTTCACTATTTTCAGGATACTACCTTGTCTTGTTCTTAATCTTGGTTGCCTTGATTTTCCGTGGCGTTTCATTTGAGTTCCGTGCAAATATGCAGACGGATACTTGGCGTAATTTCTGGGAATGGGCATCATCAATTGGTAGTTTCTGTGCCGCATTCTTATTCGGGATGATGTTCACCAGTATGATTCAAGGTGTTCCGATTGATAAAAATGGGGATATCTTTGGAAGTTTCACCACTTATGTCAACTGGTTCTCGATTGTCGGCGGTGTCGCCGTTTCACTGCTTTGCTTCATTCATGGATTAAACTTCCTGCGTTTGAAGACCAGCGGTGAATTAAGAGAACGAGCAGAAAAGTGGAGTAAAGTTCTCTATCCGGTTCTGCTTGCCGGTGAAGTTGTCTTTGTTGTCTTACTTTACTTAACAACTGACTTCTTTACTCGTAAACCAATGTCAACTTGGGGAATCTTGATCGCCTTGGTCATCTTTACCTTGGCTGCATGGTGGGGCGCTCAGTCCAGCCATGATTGGACATCATTCATTGCCAGTGGGCTTTCTTTAATCAGTGTCGTTGTCCTGATTTTCAACGGTTTATTCCCACGGGTTATGATTGCGACGAACAACGCAAATTCAATCTTAATTAAAAATGCTTCAAGTTCACCATATACGCTGCACTTGATGACGATTTTGACATTCACGATTTTACCAATTGTGCTCATCTACTTCATTTGGAGCTACTGGGTATTCTACAAGCGAATCAAGTCACCAAAGCAAGTTGCTGAATAG
- the cydD gene encoding thiol reductant ABC exporter subunit CydD: MIDKRLFDLPGMKKYAVILGILVFIQAIAIIAQARALSIAIVNLWNLQSINTIIWPTVVFTVAFLGRHLLTVAENHVLFPFVEKTSGDMREDLMAKIFRLGPAEIDKRGTGNIVTMALEGIDQVQTYLMLVVIKILDMSITPWLILLYVLFLRWEQAIFLFAIFPIIILFMIILGLAAQSKADRQYEGYQRLSNHFVDTLRGLPTLKQLGLSKRYADNVYEVSESYRTETMSTLRIALTSTFALDFFTTLSIAVVAVFLGFDLMDGKVMLLPALTILVLAPEYFLPIRNFANDYHATLNGKNAMSAVLDVLHEPEMSQREVLPDLKWNNDSTLKLNQASLTYPGSKEPTLKDISIDIKGMQKIGIIGASGSGKSTLINLIGGFLSPDGQNQISINGQPLPHLNQANWQKNFLYIPQNPYLFHATLADNISFYVADATEAAISNAADKAGLTDWINTLPDGLNTMIGEGARTVSGGQAQRIALARAFLDPNRKVLLFDEPTAHLDIETEASLKQDILPVFNDHLVFFATHRLHWIGEMDYVLVMDHGRLVEQGTPDQLAQRNGDYVKLRSEMEAADL, translated from the coding sequence TTGATTGATAAAAGATTGTTTGATCTGCCGGGGATGAAAAAGTATGCCGTTATTTTAGGGATTCTGGTCTTCATTCAGGCAATCGCAATAATTGCTCAGGCTCGCGCACTGTCAATTGCAATCGTGAACCTGTGGAATCTGCAGTCGATCAACACAATTATTTGGCCCACCGTTGTGTTTACCGTTGCATTTTTAGGGCGGCATTTGTTGACTGTCGCCGAAAACCACGTATTATTTCCGTTCGTTGAAAAGACAAGTGGCGATATGCGGGAAGATTTGATGGCCAAGATTTTCCGACTCGGTCCCGCTGAAATTGATAAACGGGGAACTGGAAACATCGTCACGATGGCCCTTGAAGGAATTGACCAGGTTCAGACTTATTTGATGTTGGTTGTTATCAAGATCTTGGATATGTCGATTACGCCGTGGCTGATTTTGTTATACGTCCTGTTCCTGCGTTGGGAACAAGCGATTTTCTTATTTGCTATTTTTCCAATTATCATTTTATTCATGATTATTCTTGGACTGGCAGCTCAGAGTAAGGCAGATCGGCAATATGAAGGCTATCAGCGCCTGTCTAATCACTTTGTGGATACCTTACGGGGCCTGCCGACTTTAAAGCAGCTGGGCCTTTCTAAGCGCTATGCTGACAATGTCTATGAAGTCAGCGAATCTTATCGGACAGAAACGATGTCCACGTTGAGAATCGCCTTAACATCGACATTTGCCCTGGATTTCTTTACCACTTTGTCGATCGCAGTCGTCGCAGTCTTTCTAGGATTTGATTTGATGGATGGTAAAGTCATGCTCTTACCCGCGTTGACCATTTTGGTATTGGCGCCGGAGTATTTTCTGCCAATCCGGAATTTTGCCAACGACTATCACGCAACTTTGAACGGTAAGAACGCGATGAGCGCCGTCTTGGACGTCCTTCATGAGCCTGAGATGAGCCAACGCGAAGTTTTGCCTGATTTGAAATGGAACAACGATTCAACCTTGAAATTGAATCAAGCTTCCTTGACCTATCCGGGAAGCAAGGAACCGACGCTTAAAGATATTTCGATTGATATCAAGGGGATGCAGAAGATCGGCATCATCGGTGCATCGGGATCCGGCAAATCGACTTTGATTAATCTGATTGGTGGCTTTTTGTCCCCGGATGGTCAAAATCAAATCTCGATTAACGGCCAGCCGCTGCCACACCTGAACCAAGCTAATTGGCAGAAAAACTTTCTGTATATTCCTCAAAATCCCTATCTCTTTCACGCCACGTTAGCCGATAACATTTCGTTTTACGTCGCGGATGCCACTGAAGCTGCGATTTCAAATGCAGCTGACAAGGCGGGCCTGACCGACTGGATTAATACCTTGCCGGACGGGCTTAATACCATGATTGGGGAGGGTGCCCGGACGGTCAGTGGTGGTCAGGCACAGCGGATTGCTTTGGCCCGAGCTTTTCTTGATCCCAATCGAAAAGTGCTCTTATTTGATGAGCCGACTGCTCATTTGGATATTGAAACTGAAGCCAGTTTGAAGCAGGATATTCTGCCCGTCTTCAATGATCACCTGGTGTTCTTCGCAACCCATCGGCTTCACTGGATTGGTGAGATGGACTATGTGTTAGTCATGGATCATGGTCGCTTGGTTGAACAGGGGACACCTGACCAACTCGCTCAGCGAAATGGTGATTACGTCAAACTTCGTTCAGAAATGGAGGCGGCAGACCTATGA
- a CDS encoding iron ABC transporter permease — translation MTKSEKIWYSTILVMLVITILFAMMLGASFITPQQMMTAFQGGNPNQLDVLINIRFPRILSTMLCGGMLAVAGAASQAAFRNVLADPSILGVTSASDFFILIGTMLLPAFPASKFIFSILGGLFALLLLTRGPALKSPYRLIIIGVAMMLTFTGFEQLFANGFGGQTTGSFNGITWSQTEVLLFLGVSGMFAAVVISPWANYLKLSTEQLQTKGVSASMMRLALLLVVVYLSSGVSSVVGTVPFMGIVVPNVVRYLVGRDYQTIIPLSMLMGAWLLLVVDTIGRIVVLPSELSAAVIMTVIGGPFLILMLQRKNFNGLKSS, via the coding sequence TTGACTAAATCTGAAAAAATATGGTATTCGACAATTTTGGTGATGCTTGTCATCACCATTTTGTTTGCGATGATGTTGGGGGCCAGCTTCATTACCCCCCAACAAATGATGACCGCCTTTCAAGGGGGCAATCCCAATCAACTGGACGTGTTGATTAACATTCGCTTTCCGCGGATTCTTTCAACCATGCTGTGTGGGGGTATGCTTGCGGTAGCAGGAGCTGCCAGCCAGGCTGCCTTTCGAAATGTGTTGGCAGACCCCAGTATTCTGGGAGTGACCAGCGCTTCAGACTTCTTCATTCTCATTGGGACAATGCTTCTACCGGCATTTCCTGCCAGCAAGTTTATTTTTTCCATCCTTGGCGGCTTATTTGCACTCTTACTGTTAACCCGGGGGCCGGCACTCAAGAGCCCATACCGGCTGATTATCATTGGTGTGGCGATGATGCTGACCTTTACCGGGTTCGAGCAGCTGTTTGCCAATGGATTTGGCGGCCAGACGACGGGCTCTTTTAACGGGATTACCTGGTCGCAGACCGAAGTACTGTTATTTTTGGGTGTCAGTGGGATGTTCGCGGCAGTCGTTATTTCACCGTGGGCCAACTATCTCAAATTATCAACCGAGCAGCTGCAGACCAAAGGGGTTTCGGCTTCGATGATGCGTCTGGCATTGCTGTTGGTGGTTGTCTATTTATCCTCCGGCGTTTCTTCAGTTGTCGGCACGGTTCCGTTCATGGGAATCGTTGTCCCCAACGTTGTTCGTTATTTAGTGGGGAGAGATTATCAAACCATCATTCCGCTGTCGATGCTCATGGGCGCTTGGCTGTTATTAGTTGTTGACACCATCGGCCGAATTGTCGTGTTGCCCAGTGAATTGTCCGCCGCGGTCATTATGACCGTCATTGGCGGCCCATTCTTAATCTTGATGTTGCAAAGGAAGAATTTTAATGGACTTAAATCAAGTTAG
- a CDS encoding polyprenyl synthetase family protein produces MVHALWRQFPRINLKLIALEPYLLNAVNLPNQPIHHKISQLLKSGGKFLRPGFFYIYSEFGQEVDPAKIKAGAAAVELLHVATLIHDDVIDESPIRRGIETIHTEYGQKNAIYAGDYLFTCYFTQVLKSTQDPANMKRHVDAMQTILAGELDQMKYNFNQQMTEADYFHEITGKTAELFRLCFQQSALVSQASDQIFKLGGEIGLTIGQAYQILDDILDYSGDPHQTKKPVLEDLKSGVYTLPLIFALQTAQKQLKPLLDKREQLTHEDIAQIQAIVVQSGGLQQAIQSANQLTAKAEKLIAQLPERRAKRDLQTLTQLLLTRKQ; encoded by the coding sequence ATGGTCCATGCACTTTGGCGTCAATTTCCGCGCATTAATTTAAAACTAATTGCTTTGGAACCCTATTTGTTAAACGCCGTCAATCTTCCCAACCAGCCCATTCATCATAAGATCAGCCAGTTGCTCAAATCCGGCGGAAAATTCCTGCGTCCGGGCTTCTTTTACATTTATTCAGAATTTGGTCAAGAGGTGGATCCAGCTAAAATTAAGGCTGGTGCCGCCGCAGTCGAATTACTGCATGTGGCAACTCTGATTCACGATGACGTGATTGATGAGTCGCCGATCCGAAGAGGCATCGAGACAATCCATACTGAATATGGCCAAAAAAACGCCATTTATGCGGGGGATTACCTATTTACCTGTTACTTTACCCAGGTGCTCAAATCGACTCAGGATCCGGCTAATATGAAGCGACACGTTGATGCCATGCAAACCATTTTAGCCGGCGAATTGGATCAAATGAAATACAACTTCAATCAACAAATGACTGAGGCAGATTATTTCCACGAAATTACCGGCAAAACCGCCGAATTATTCCGCCTTTGTTTCCAGCAAAGTGCCTTGGTAAGCCAAGCTTCGGATCAAATTTTCAAACTTGGCGGCGAAATTGGTCTAACGATCGGCCAAGCCTACCAAATTTTAGATGACATCTTGGATTACAGCGGTGATCCCCACCAGACCAAGAAACCCGTCCTTGAAGACCTCAAGTCCGGCGTTTACACCCTCCCATTAATTTTTGCCCTGCAGACGGCTCAGAAGCAATTAAAGCCACTGCTGGATAAACGTGAACAACTGACCCACGAAGACATTGCCCAAATCCAAGCCATCGTCGTTCAGTCGGGAGGATTGCAGCAAGCAATCCAATCTGCCAATCAGTTAACCGCTAAAGCCGAGAAGCTCATTGCCCAATTGCCTGAGCGAAGGGCCAAGCGCGACCTCCAGACCCTGACACAGCTATTATTAACCAGAAAGCAATAA
- a CDS encoding ABC transporter ATP-binding protein, with amino-acid sequence MDLNQVSYHYPQQPTLLNEISATIPVGHILSIIGPNGAGKSTLLKLMAGIFQPSGGEVDLDGQPISSIPRKQLATKVAVVSQQNDIFDDMKVIDVVKTGRLAHHGLLATISDAEVAKYIQVTHLTSLAQRPLSSLSGGQRQRVWLASALAQDPTYLLLDEPTTYLDIHYQAELMGILKQLNEQKHITIIMVIHDINQAFKISDVLWLVKRGELVKVGKPEECYDRELLANIFETNIQIVDVPHYGKYIVEIPETQAES; translated from the coding sequence ATGGACTTAAATCAAGTTAGTTATCATTATCCACAACAACCGACCCTTTTAAATGAGATCAGTGCGACAATTCCGGTGGGGCACATTCTATCGATTATCGGTCCAAATGGCGCCGGCAAGTCGACCCTGTTAAAATTGATGGCGGGCATTTTCCAACCGTCCGGTGGTGAAGTTGATCTTGACGGGCAGCCAATTAGTTCGATTCCTCGGAAACAGTTGGCGACCAAGGTTGCAGTTGTTAGTCAGCAAAACGATATTTTTGATGATATGAAAGTGATTGATGTTGTTAAAACAGGCAGGTTGGCACACCACGGCCTGCTGGCGACAATTTCTGACGCCGAGGTGGCCAAGTATATTCAGGTCACTCATTTGACATCATTGGCACAGCGGCCGCTGTCGTCGTTATCTGGCGGCCAACGCCAAAGAGTCTGGTTAGCTTCCGCTTTGGCCCAAGATCCGACATATCTATTGCTGGATGAACCAACGACTTACTTGGACATTCACTACCAAGCCGAACTGATGGGGATTTTGAAGCAGCTTAATGAGCAGAAGCACATCACGATTATCATGGTGATTCATGATATCAATCAGGCATTTAAGATCAGTGATGTTTTGTGGCTGGTCAAACGGGGTGAACTGGTAAAAGTCGGCAAACCGGAAGAATGCTACGATCGTGAATTACTAGCCAACATTTTTGAGACTAATATTCAAATTGTCGATGTTCCTCATTATGGCAAGTACATTGTTGAGATACCGGAAACTCAAGCTGAATCATAA